One Apteryx mantelli isolate bAptMan1 chromosome 22, bAptMan1.hap1, whole genome shotgun sequence genomic region harbors:
- the RFLNB gene encoding refilin-B produces MVGRLSLREVPELPDARKRGDGVLDSPDSGLPPSPGPGHGPWLLPAGSPERRSPGGLPEPDGAAPPAANPVFSPGPLLSSCPPRLCPLSFGEGVEFDPLPPKEIRYTSSVKYDSEKHFIDDIYMPVGLSVSSCSQTVVCVPNCTWRSYKAEVRFEPRNKPLRFTSTTIVYPKHAKTVYTTTLDYNCRKSLRRFLSSVELETSESLASDCVLDGC; encoded by the exons atggTGGGGCGGCTGAGCCTGCGCGAGGTGCCCGAGCTGCCGGACGCGAGGAAGCGCGGCGACGGGGTGCTGGACAGCCCCGACTCCGGGCTgccgcccagccccggcccgggccACGGGCCCTGGCTGCTCCCGGCCGGCAGCCCCGAGCGCCGCTCGCCCGGCGGCCTGCCGGAGCCcgacggcgccgcgccgcccgccgcg AATCCCGTGTTCTCTCCCGGccctctgctctccagctgcCCTCCGAGACTGTGTCCCCTGTCCTTTGGTGAAGGCGTCGAGTTTGACCCCTTACCACCAAAGGAAATAAG GTACACGTCCTCGGTTAAATACGACTCGGAGAAGCACTTCATCGATGACATCTACATGCCCGTGGGCCTAAGCGTTTCCTCCTGCAGCCAAACGGTCGTCTGCGTCCCGAACTGCACGTGGCGCAGCTACAAAGCGGAGGTGCGCTTCGAGCCCCGCAACAAGCCCCTGCGCTTCACCAGCACCACCATCGTCTACCCGAAGCACGCCAAGACTGTGTACACCACCACCCTGGACTACAACTGTCGCAAATCCCTGCGGCGCTTCCTCTCCAGCGTCGAGCTGGAAACGTCGGAGTCCCTGGCGAGCGACTGCGTCCTGGACGGTTGCTGA